From the Gemmatimonadales bacterium genome, one window contains:
- a CDS encoding ABC transporter ATP-binding protein — translation MSALHFQGAGFTYPGSPAPALHDCSLRAEAGRVTWLTGALGAGTSTALLVAAGLAPGHTGGDRTGVVRTLGEDPARPSSRAALGGRVALVLSSPATQLSGIAETVAQEVAFAPANLGWPRARIQSRVTDAMDALHVTHLADRDPGTLSGGEMQRTVIAAMLVLEPELWLLDEPTSALDAAGRALVHGMMRREATRGAAVVIASEDADGLLAVADQLIVFAHGRPALDGPPRGILEGDQVWSAGAASTAIAGLARAVGSVAPYPLTVDEGVARWAR, via the coding sequence GTGAGCGCGCTGCACTTTCAAGGTGCCGGCTTCACGTATCCCGGTTCGCCCGCGCCGGCACTGCACGACTGTTCATTGCGCGCCGAGGCAGGGCGGGTCACGTGGCTGACTGGCGCGTTGGGGGCCGGGACCAGCACGGCGCTGCTGGTGGCGGCCGGGCTGGCGCCGGGGCACACGGGCGGCGATCGGACCGGCGTGGTCCGTACCCTCGGCGAAGACCCCGCCCGTCCCTCGTCTCGCGCAGCGCTCGGCGGTCGGGTGGCGCTTGTCCTTTCCTCACCGGCCACACAGCTCTCCGGCATCGCGGAAACCGTGGCGCAGGAGGTCGCGTTCGCGCCGGCGAATCTGGGGTGGCCCCGGGCACGGATCCAGTCGCGCGTCACCGATGCGATGGACGCGCTCCACGTCACGCATCTGGCCGACCGGGACCCAGGCACGTTGTCGGGCGGCGAGATGCAGCGCACCGTGATCGCGGCGATGCTGGTGCTCGAGCCGGAGCTCTGGTTGCTCGATGAACCGACCTCAGCGCTCGACGCCGCCGGCCGGGCGCTGGTACACGGCATGATGCGCCGAGAGGCCACACGGGGGGCGGCGGTGGTGATCGCGAGCGAGGACGCCGACGGACTGCTCGCGGTGGCGGATCAGCTGATTGTCTTTGCGCATGGCCGCCCGGCGCTCGACGGTCCGCCGCGGGGGATCCTCGAGGGGGACCAGGTGTGGAGCGCCGGGGCGGCGTCGACCGCCATTGCAGGGTTGGCGCGCGCTGTAGGGTCGGTCGCGCCGTACCCGCTGACGGTGGACGAGGGGGTGGCTCGGTGGGCGCGGTGA
- a CDS encoding ECF transporter S component, whose translation MNARLLALLPAAIAINLVIGGLVNAMGLPLYLDSIGTILATVLAGPAVGILAGVIGQVLFGLINGYQWIPFGLIQVVIAVLAGVAASQAGFRSAGRSIAWGVLTGAVAGVLSSIISYVLFKGVTATGTTAVVTILRQLGLSLPVAVTASSLALDLADKAVAFLVVGSLVRSLPNRMIGRFPRAARAIGR comes from the coding sequence GTGAACGCCCGTCTCCTGGCCCTGCTCCCTGCCGCGATCGCCATCAACCTGGTCATCGGCGGGCTCGTCAACGCGATGGGGCTGCCGCTCTACCTCGACTCGATCGGGACGATTCTCGCCACGGTCCTGGCCGGCCCTGCCGTCGGAATCCTGGCCGGCGTCATTGGACAGGTGCTGTTCGGGCTCATCAACGGCTACCAGTGGATCCCATTCGGCCTCATTCAGGTGGTGATTGCCGTGCTGGCGGGGGTCGCCGCCTCGCAGGCCGGGTTTCGGTCCGCCGGCCGGAGCATCGCGTGGGGTGTCCTGACCGGTGCCGTGGCCGGCGTGCTCTCCTCCATCATCAGCTATGTGCTGTTCAAGGGGGTCACCGCCACGGGAACCACCGCGGTGGTCACGATCCTCCGGCAGCTCGGCCTCTCACTCCCGGTGGCCGTCACCGCTTCGAGCCTGGCGCTCGACCTGGCGGACAAGGCGGTCGCCTTTCTGGTCGTCGGCTCCCTGGTGCGGTCGTTGCCCAACCGGATGATTGGACGCTTCCCCCGGGCCGCACGAGCCATCGGGCGGTGA
- a CDS encoding M28 family peptidase, with amino-acid sequence MTRQIVRYSLGVLFGVLLASPLAAQTAAPSLDQAATRAQTDVKVLAADELGGRLTGTAGADSAAAYVARRFAQIGLQPAPGGWFQPFTVSKDAPAVQHANLGELHGKNVIGIIPGRDPALRNETVIIGAHYDHLGLGGFGSLDPDSTGRVHNGADDNASGTAALFTIATILQAAPTARTIVFIAFSGEELGLLGSDYYVKHPIYPLSATEAMINLDMVGRLKNDKLIVYGTGTATEFPALLDSLNWHAKFDLRPQPEGYGPSDQTSFYAAKIPVLHYFSDLHGDYHRSTDDWDKINAQGLVRIADFAAAMATTLGNRPSRLTFVDVPPPAPKGGAAATSGYGAYLGTVPDMASGESGGVLITGVSKGSPAEVGGMKGGDKIIKIGDYDVADLAGMTDALRAYRPGDKVVIVVVRDGKTMGLDVTLGKRGG; translated from the coding sequence GTGACCCGCCAAATTGTTCGGTACTCCCTCGGTGTCCTCTTCGGCGTGCTCCTGGCCTCCCCTTTGGCCGCCCAGACCGCCGCTCCTTCCCTCGACCAAGCCGCCACGCGCGCCCAGACCGACGTCAAGGTCCTCGCGGCCGACGAACTCGGCGGCCGCCTGACCGGCACCGCCGGCGCCGACTCGGCCGCGGCCTACGTCGCGCGGCGCTTTGCGCAAATCGGGCTGCAGCCAGCCCCCGGCGGGTGGTTTCAGCCCTTCACGGTTTCCAAGGACGCCCCAGCCGTCCAACACGCGAACCTTGGCGAACTGCACGGGAAGAATGTCATCGGCATCATTCCCGGACGCGACCCTGCGCTCCGGAATGAGACCGTCATCATCGGCGCCCACTACGATCACCTGGGGCTCGGTGGCTTCGGCTCCCTCGATCCCGACAGCACCGGCCGGGTCCACAATGGCGCGGACGACAACGCCTCCGGTACGGCTGCACTGTTTACCATCGCGACGATCCTGCAGGCGGCACCGACGGCCCGGACGATCGTGTTCATCGCCTTCAGCGGTGAGGAGCTCGGGCTCCTCGGCTCTGACTACTACGTCAAGCATCCGATCTACCCGCTCAGCGCCACCGAGGCGATGATCAATCTCGACATGGTGGGCCGGCTCAAGAACGACAAGCTCATCGTCTACGGCACGGGCACCGCCACCGAATTCCCCGCGCTGCTCGACTCGCTCAACTGGCACGCCAAGTTTGACCTCCGCCCACAACCGGAGGGGTACGGCCCGAGCGACCAGACCTCGTTCTATGCGGCCAAGATCCCCGTCCTTCACTACTTCTCCGACCTCCACGGCGACTACCACCGGAGCACCGACGACTGGGACAAGATCAACGCCCAGGGGCTGGTGCGGATTGCGGACTTCGCGGCCGCAATGGCGACGACGCTCGGCAACCGGCCGTCGCGCCTGACCTTCGTCGATGTCCCGCCGCCGGCCCCCAAGGGCGGCGCCGCCGCCACGTCCGGCTACGGCGCATATCTCGGCACGGTGCCGGACATGGCCTCCGGCGAGAGCGGGGGCGTGCTGATCACCGGTGTGTCGAAGGGCAGCCCCGCCGAAGTGGGAGGAATGAAGGGTGGCGACAAGATCATCAAGATTGGCGACTATGACGTCGCCGACCTGGCGGGGATGACCGATGCGCTCCGTGCCTACCGGCCAGGCGACAAGGTCGTCATCGTGGTGGTGCGCGACGGGAAGACCATGGGCCTGGATGTGACGCTGGGCAAGCGCGGCGGATGA
- a CDS encoding histone deacetylase, with translation MRAWSSSRFSVALPAGHRFPIAKYQAVRDGVVARGLLPADAIHEPERVERTALVLVHTSEYVASIEDGTLPESAVRRLGFPWGPGLRERSFRTVQGTVEAARDALATGAGINLAGGTHHAFAERGEGFCVFNDVAVATRVLQREGQLRRVAVIDLDVHQGNGTARIFEGDEDVHTFSMHGERNYPFHREQSRLDVELPDGAGDDSYLATLDRHLDEVLDEAAPELVFYLAGADPFAGDRFGRLGLSVDGLRARDRRVFDACARRGLPVAVTLAGGYAERMEDIVTIHANTVEELRAAFG, from the coding sequence GTGAGAGCCTGGTCCTCTTCCCGCTTCTCCGTCGCGCTCCCCGCAGGACACCGTTTCCCAATCGCCAAGTACCAGGCGGTCCGCGACGGCGTGGTCGCGCGGGGCCTCCTCCCGGCCGACGCCATCCACGAGCCTGAGCGGGTCGAGCGAACGGCGCTGGTGCTGGTCCATACCTCTGAATACGTGGCATCGATCGAAGACGGAACGCTGCCGGAATCCGCCGTGCGCCGCCTCGGTTTTCCCTGGGGTCCTGGCCTCCGCGAGCGATCGTTCCGCACCGTGCAGGGCACCGTTGAGGCCGCCCGCGACGCGCTCGCAACGGGCGCCGGGATCAATCTGGCGGGTGGGACGCACCACGCCTTTGCCGAGCGAGGCGAGGGGTTCTGCGTCTTCAACGACGTCGCCGTGGCCACGAGGGTCCTCCAGCGCGAGGGGCAGCTCCGCCGTGTGGCGGTGATCGATCTCGATGTGCACCAGGGCAACGGTACTGCCCGGATTTTCGAGGGCGACGAGGACGTCCACACCTTTTCAATGCACGGCGAGCGCAACTACCCCTTTCATCGTGAACAGAGCCGGCTCGACGTGGAGTTGCCCGATGGCGCCGGGGACGACAGCTACCTCGCCACCCTCGACCGGCATCTGGACGAGGTGCTGGATGAGGCGGCCCCCGAACTCGTCTTCTACCTGGCCGGTGCCGATCCCTTTGCGGGTGACCGATTCGGTCGGCTCGGCCTCTCCGTGGATGGGCTTCGGGCGCGGGATCGCCGCGTCTTCGACGCCTGCGCGCGGCGCGGTCTGCCGGTCGCCGTCACCCTGGCCGGCGGCTACGCCGAGCGCATGGAAGACATCGTGACCATCCATGCCAATACGGTGGAGGAACTGCGTGCCGCATTCGGTTGA
- a CDS encoding putative quinol monooxygenase, translating to MSATPVTVVIIYRAQPGKGTAARAALGSLISTVLAEEPDCLGITTLQDVGDETRFLLYERWTSQAAYTGPHMQTPHIQAFIQGAAAIFAGPPDITFWNDVSEA from the coding sequence ATGTCCGCCACGCCCGTCACCGTTGTCATCATCTACCGCGCTCAGCCCGGCAAGGGCACGGCCGCCCGGGCGGCGCTCGGTTCCCTGATCTCGACGGTGCTCGCCGAGGAGCCCGACTGCCTCGGGATCACTACCCTGCAGGACGTGGGCGACGAGACGAGGTTCCTGCTATATGAACGCTGGACCTCGCAGGCCGCCTATACCGGCCCGCACATGCAGACTCCGCACATTCAGGCCTTCATCCAGGGCGCCGCGGCCATCTTTGCCGGTCCGCCTGACATCACCTTCTGGAACGACGTCTCGGAAGCCTGA
- a CDS encoding ABC transporter ATP-binding protein produces the protein MIPLVMEQVGFAYGTHSVLERVSLQVNAGEGVALLGANGAGKTTLTRLAMALLHPDAGRVITVGRDTTGHQPEDLAGAVGYLFQHPEAQLFARTVHAEVAFGPERLGWSAAHVHMAVETMLEELGLAALAAHHPYDLPQPTRRLVALAAALIAGPQLLLLDEPTAGLDRAARARVAEIVLARRTAGTAILAVTHDMDFAAAVLDRGIVLMDRGVAQDVPLPELLGRHPDFPAPPLLELARRLGLDGVRPTAAALAPLLTSHPKTGTLEA, from the coding sequence GTGATCCCCCTGGTGATGGAGCAGGTGGGCTTCGCCTATGGAACGCACTCCGTGCTGGAGAGGGTGTCGCTCCAAGTGAACGCCGGTGAGGGGGTGGCGCTGCTCGGCGCCAACGGCGCCGGCAAGACGACACTCACCCGGCTCGCCATGGCGTTACTGCATCCCGATGCCGGGCGCGTCATCACGGTCGGGCGGGACACAACAGGCCACCAGCCGGAGGATCTCGCCGGGGCGGTGGGCTATCTCTTCCAGCATCCCGAGGCCCAACTCTTTGCCCGCACCGTGCACGCCGAGGTCGCCTTTGGCCCGGAGCGGCTCGGGTGGTCGGCGGCGCACGTTCACATGGCCGTCGAGACGATGCTCGAAGAATTGGGGCTCGCAGCGCTCGCGGCGCACCACCCCTACGACCTTCCGCAGCCAACCCGGCGGCTGGTGGCGCTCGCGGCCGCGCTCATCGCCGGGCCACAGCTGCTGCTTCTCGATGAGCCGACAGCAGGTCTCGATCGCGCCGCACGGGCTCGGGTGGCCGAGATTGTGCTGGCACGGCGCACGGCTGGCACCGCCATCCTGGCCGTGACGCACGATATGGACTTTGCGGCAGCCGTGCTCGATCGGGGGATTGTGCTGATGGACAGGGGAGTGGCTCAGGATGTCCCGCTGCCGGAGCTGCTCGGGCGTCATCCGGACTTTCCGGCCCCGCCGCTGCTGGAGTTGGCGCGCCGACTCGGGCTGGATGGCGTGCGGCCCACAGCCGCGGCGCTGGCGCCGCTCTTGACTTCTCACCCCAAGACCGGGACGCTTGAGGCATGA
- a CDS encoding M42 family metallopeptidase — protein MPPRSYDFLTRLLDAPGPSGFEAAPARLWRTEAADFADDVRSDVHGNCYATVNGTGSPRVMFAGHLDEIGLMVVHVDDDGFLSFAGIGGWDSQVFVGQRVTLLGHAGPVEGVIGKKAIHLMEKDDREKVSKVEDLWVDIGAKNRKEALTRVKVGDPGVLTSTVLRLPNGRLSSRSLDNRIGAYVVLEALRLLAGKKLAAKVTAVGTTQEEIGYTGGGARTSATELDAQVAIVVDVTHATDYPGIDKRRHGDYKLGGGPVLSRGSAVNAAVFDRLVAAAEKEKIPYSVEAAPRMTSTDADNIFTAARGVATGLVSVPLRYMHSPNELVQLEDLDRAARLLAAFARSVKPNTTFAPQ, from the coding sequence ATGCCTCCCCGCTCATACGATTTCCTGACCCGACTTCTCGACGCTCCCGGCCCCTCCGGATTCGAAGCCGCTCCCGCCCGGCTCTGGCGTACCGAGGCGGCCGACTTTGCCGACGACGTCCGCAGCGATGTGCACGGGAACTGTTATGCCACCGTCAACGGGACCGGGTCACCGCGGGTCATGTTTGCCGGCCACCTTGATGAGATCGGGCTGATGGTCGTGCACGTCGACGACGACGGTTTCCTCTCCTTCGCGGGGATCGGCGGGTGGGACTCACAGGTCTTCGTCGGGCAACGGGTCACTCTGCTCGGCCACGCCGGGCCGGTGGAGGGTGTCATCGGCAAGAAGGCCATCCACCTGATGGAAAAGGACGACCGGGAGAAGGTCTCGAAAGTTGAAGATCTCTGGGTCGACATCGGCGCGAAGAACCGGAAGGAAGCGCTGACGCGCGTGAAGGTGGGCGATCCCGGCGTGCTGACCTCGACCGTATTGCGGCTGCCGAACGGGCGCCTGTCCAGCCGTTCGCTCGACAATCGCATCGGCGCCTACGTGGTGCTTGAGGCGCTGCGATTGCTGGCCGGCAAGAAGCTCGCGGCCAAGGTCACGGCGGTGGGAACAACGCAGGAGGAAATCGGCTACACGGGTGGCGGAGCGCGGACCAGCGCGACGGAGCTCGACGCGCAGGTGGCGATCGTGGTGGACGTGACCCACGCCACCGACTATCCCGGCATCGACAAGCGACGTCATGGGGACTACAAACTTGGCGGGGGGCCGGTGCTCAGCCGTGGCAGCGCGGTCAATGCCGCCGTGTTCGATCGGCTGGTGGCGGCGGCGGAGAAGGAGAAGATCCCGTATTCGGTCGAGGCGGCGCCGCGGATGACCAGCACCGATGCGGACAACATCTTCACCGCGGCGCGCGGCGTGGCGACCGGGCTGGTCAGTGTCCCGCTGCGCTACATGCACAGTCCGAACGAACTGGTGCAGCTGGAGGATCTCGACCGCGCCGCCCGCCTGCTCGCGGCCTTCGCTCGCTCGGTCAAGCCCAACACGACGTTCGCACCGCAGTAG
- a CDS encoding energy-coupling factor transporter transmembrane component T — protein sequence MTPISGTGAGRLHPFTPLVLTLCVAVLAVAAPGPRTAAALYAATVLAVVAAGAGRAALRALLPLAPLWLFLFLLHGVLGKGDQVTVLGLSLSRDGLALAVTQACRLGAIATASLALYAAFSPARFVDAVAERGWSFSWAYLVVATLLALPRFRARALAILEAQRSRGLRLRGSVLNRVRAVGPVTFPLLLGALAEVDERGFALESRCASGVTCRTPLDPPEDRARDRVVRWLASGLAVAAVVWRVLR from the coding sequence GTGACGCCAATATCCGGGACGGGGGCTGGCCGCCTCCATCCATTCACCCCGCTGGTGCTCACCCTCTGCGTGGCGGTTCTGGCCGTGGCGGCGCCGGGTCCTCGGACGGCCGCGGCACTCTACGCCGCGACGGTGCTGGCGGTCGTGGCCGCCGGCGCCGGGCGAGCCGCGCTTCGCGCGCTGTTGCCACTCGCGCCGCTGTGGCTCTTCCTCTTTCTGTTGCACGGAGTGCTTGGCAAGGGCGATCAGGTGACGGTGCTGGGCCTCTCGCTCTCGCGCGACGGCCTGGCGCTGGCGGTCACGCAGGCATGCCGTCTTGGCGCCATCGCCACCGCCTCGCTCGCGCTCTATGCCGCGTTCTCACCGGCAAGGTTCGTGGATGCGGTTGCCGAGCGCGGCTGGTCGTTTTCGTGGGCCTACCTGGTGGTGGCCACCCTGCTCGCCCTGCCGCGCTTCCGCGCGCGGGCGCTCGCCATCCTCGAGGCGCAGCGGAGCCGGGGGCTTCGGCTGCGCGGAAGCGTGCTCAACCGGGTTCGCGCCGTCGGGCCGGTCACCTTCCCACTCTTGCTTGGCGCGCTTGCGGAGGTTGATGAACGGGGGTTCGCGCTCGAGAGCCGGTGTGCCAGCGGCGTGACATGCCGGACGCCGCTCGATCCGCCGGAGGATCGCGCGCGCGATCGGGTGGTGCGGTGGCTCGCAAGCGGGCTCGCGGTGGCTGCGGTGGTTTGGCGGGTGCTCCGGTGA
- a CDS encoding GAF domain-containing protein gives MSGPVLDADRVVAALRGAFTHDVGRQGLLQLAADRIREAGPPYTSVYLYMLHGSELVLEAWSGRATDHTRIAVGTGVCGTAVATGQDQNVGDVQAVGNYLACNLDTRSELVVLIRRGAAILGQIDIDSDVPDPFTPAEEAAVRQVADALAVLL, from the coding sequence ATGAGCGGGCCGGTGCTGGATGCCGATCGCGTCGTCGCCGCGCTCCGCGGCGCGTTTACGCACGATGTCGGCCGCCAGGGCCTGCTCCAACTCGCCGCCGACCGGATTCGCGAGGCGGGTCCGCCGTACACCTCGGTCTACCTCTACATGCTCCACGGCTCGGAGTTGGTGCTCGAGGCGTGGAGCGGCCGGGCCACCGACCATACCCGCATCGCCGTCGGAACCGGCGTCTGCGGCACCGCGGTGGCCACCGGGCAGGACCAGAACGTCGGTGATGTGCAGGCCGTCGGGAACTACCTCGCCTGCAATCTGGACACCCGCTCGGAACTTGTCGTGTTGATCCGGCGTGGGGCGGCCATCCTCGGGCAGATCGATATCGACAGCGACGTCCCCGACCCCTTCACCCCGGCGGAAGAAGCAGCCGTCCGCCAGGTGGCGGACGCCCTCGCCGTCCTGCTGTGA
- the msrB gene encoding peptide-methionine (R)-S-oxide reductase MsrB produces MRVKVFNRAGQLVGPVESARITKSDAEWQAQLTPAQYRIARGKGTEAPHCGTLLDNKRAGVYTCICCGLPLFASDHKFDSGTGWPSFFHPIAEENVTTEDDRAFGMRRTEILCARCGAHLGHVFEDGPRPSGLRYCVNSESLTFTDAADVAALADPAAG; encoded by the coding sequence ATGCGTGTAAAGGTCTTCAATCGCGCGGGCCAACTGGTCGGTCCGGTCGAGTCGGCGCGGATCACCAAGTCCGACGCCGAATGGCAGGCGCAGCTCACGCCAGCCCAGTATCGGATCGCGCGCGGCAAGGGGACCGAAGCCCCCCACTGCGGCACCCTCCTCGACAATAAGCGGGCCGGCGTCTACACCTGCATCTGTTGCGGGCTGCCGCTCTTCGCTTCCGATCACAAGTTCGACTCGGGCACCGGCTGGCCCAGCTTCTTCCATCCAATCGCCGAGGAGAATGTGACCACCGAGGACGACCGCGCCTTCGGGATGCGCCGGACCGAGATTCTCTGCGCCCGCTGCGGTGCCCACCTCGGCCATGTCTTCGAAGACGGGCCTCGCCCCAGCGGACTCCGCTACTGCGTGAATTCGGAGTCCCTGACGTTCACCGATGCGGCCGACGTCGCCGCGCTGGCCGACCCGGCGGCAGGCTGA
- a CDS encoding alpha/beta fold hydrolase, translating to MPHSVETCMRDVRGITLFERRVGSGPATIVLHGGPGAHHDYLLPGFDALATGRTLIYYDQRGGGRSAVPREVPVGWREQVADLEALRQIWGLERLTLAGYSWGGLLSLLYATEHPDRVERLALVSPAPAWRAARAAFEDRLSARTMAPALQEERVALRASGLRERDPDAYQRRVFELSVAGYFHDPAKVTGLTPFRVTGRTQQEVWDSLGDYDLRPALAGLRLPAIVLHGDDDPIPAESARALAETINAPFHLLANCGHVPYVEAFEEFRRLLDGFLPA from the coding sequence GTGCCGCATTCGGTTGAGACCTGCATGCGCGATGTGCGCGGCATAACCCTCTTCGAACGACGGGTGGGCAGTGGGCCGGCCACCATCGTCCTGCATGGCGGACCGGGCGCGCACCACGATTACCTCCTTCCGGGCTTCGACGCGCTGGCCACCGGTCGCACGCTGATCTACTACGATCAACGCGGCGGAGGACGCTCCGCGGTGCCGCGCGAGGTTCCGGTCGGTTGGCGGGAGCAGGTGGCGGACCTCGAAGCGCTTCGGCAGATCTGGGGCTTGGAACGCCTGACCCTGGCCGGATATTCCTGGGGCGGGCTCCTGTCGCTGCTCTACGCAACGGAGCACCCTGATCGGGTGGAACGACTCGCCCTCGTCTCCCCCGCCCCGGCATGGCGGGCGGCCCGGGCGGCGTTTGAGGACCGCTTGTCGGCGCGCACCATGGCCCCGGCGCTGCAGGAGGAGCGTGTCGCCCTCCGGGCCAGCGGCCTGCGCGAGCGTGACCCCGACGCCTATCAGCGTCGAGTATTCGAGCTCTCCGTGGCCGGATATTTCCATGACCCCGCCAAGGTGACCGGACTCACCCCCTTTCGGGTGACCGGTCGCACGCAACAGGAAGTCTGGGACAGCCTCGGCGACTACGACCTGAGGCCAGCCCTGGCCGGCCTGCGCCTCCCCGCCATTGTCCTGCACGGCGACGACGACCCGATTCCCGCGGAGTCCGCCCGGGCCCTCGCCGAGACGATCAACGCGCCGTTCCACCTCCTGGCAAACTGCGGGCATGTGCCCTATGTCGAGGCGTTCGAGGAGTTCCGCCGGCTCCTCGACGGCTTCCTTCCCGCCTGA
- a CDS encoding HEAT repeat domain-containing protein: MTAPSSIVAALARMLELLQYSPNDRDQLKSGFRDLYAVLEPDGAAISIDVKGMIIDGTALPHGLPGGGEVRIRFHTHGIGSIRVPSGVRPADLLAVVRLLATEPIGEATVESFVKRLPVEAALAIQIDGPRQLPKSSDTRTLDNLSAPIGASSAPIPPPPPELLASLADPGVRVRRDQPGYDPLRDIEVKADLAYRREEWEELLGLATELLHLEAQEADESRRRRYSVTLRRVLPKSALQHIARAALSDGRRVEATAILKRMDADAVEALLELLTAAPTLSERRGYFTVLTKMETGTDRIIHRLHHPDWFVVRNVAELCGELRLTSAVRPLTEQAGHRDERVRRAVAGALCKIRSTETNEPLRQLLNDAEPMVRLQAAQGIDGEWARGLVMSIAVRLPEEGHADVLREMHLALGRVGTADAVKVLQAAAAPAKGLLARKPAAARLAAIEGLARAGGPAAVGAMQDLLSDSDEAVRAAAQRGLSGG; this comes from the coding sequence ATGACCGCACCCTCTTCGATCGTGGCCGCGCTGGCGCGGATGCTTGAGCTGCTCCAATACAGCCCGAACGACCGCGACCAGCTCAAGTCCGGTTTTCGCGACCTGTACGCGGTGTTGGAGCCCGACGGCGCGGCGATCTCCATCGACGTGAAAGGGATGATCATCGACGGGACCGCGTTGCCGCACGGGCTTCCGGGCGGCGGCGAGGTCCGGATTCGGTTCCACACGCATGGCATCGGCAGCATCCGGGTGCCGTCCGGCGTCCGCCCGGCGGACCTCCTCGCCGTGGTGCGGTTGCTCGCGACCGAGCCGATCGGCGAGGCCACGGTCGAATCGTTCGTCAAGCGGCTTCCGGTCGAGGCGGCGCTGGCCATCCAGATCGACGGGCCGCGTCAACTCCCCAAATCGAGTGACACGCGGACGCTCGACAACCTCAGCGCGCCAATTGGCGCCTCCTCGGCACCCATCCCGCCACCACCACCGGAACTCCTCGCGTCGTTGGCCGACCCGGGCGTGCGGGTCCGGCGCGATCAACCGGGCTACGACCCGTTGCGCGACATCGAGGTCAAGGCGGACCTGGCGTACCGCCGCGAAGAGTGGGAGGAACTGCTGGGCCTGGCGACGGAGCTGCTGCACCTCGAAGCGCAGGAAGCCGACGAGAGCCGGCGGAGGCGCTATTCCGTGACGCTGCGGCGGGTGCTGCCGAAGTCCGCGCTCCAGCACATTGCTCGCGCCGCACTCTCCGATGGCCGGCGGGTCGAGGCCACAGCCATCCTGAAGCGCATGGACGCCGACGCGGTCGAGGCGCTCCTTGAGCTGCTGACAGCGGCGCCGACACTCTCCGAGCGCCGCGGGTACTTCACGGTCCTCACCAAGATGGAGACCGGCACCGACCGCATCATCCACCGCCTGCACCATCCTGATTGGTTCGTCGTGAGGAACGTGGCGGAACTCTGTGGCGAATTGCGCCTGACCAGCGCCGTGCGGCCCCTGACGGAGCAGGCGGGTCACCGCGATGAGCGCGTGCGGCGCGCCGTGGCCGGCGCGCTCTGCAAGATCAGGTCGACCGAAACCAACGAGCCGCTCCGGCAGCTGCTGAACGACGCGGAGCCCATGGTCCGGCTGCAGGCCGCCCAGGGGATTGACGGGGAGTGGGCACGGGGACTGGTGATGTCGATCGCGGTCCGTCTTCCGGAGGAAGGCCACGCCGACGTGCTGCGCGAGATGCACCTGGCGCTCGGGCGGGTGGGGACGGCGGATGCGGTGAAGGTGCTGCAGGCGGCCGCGGCACCGGCCAAGGGTCTGCTTGCCCGGAAGCCCGCAGCGGCACGTCTGGCCGCCATCGAAGGGCTGGCCCGTGCCGGCGGGCCGGCCGCCGTCGGGGCGATGCAAGATCTCCTGAGCGACAGCGACGAGGCCGTCCGCGCCGCCGCACAGCGAGGGCTGTCCGGCGGTTGA
- a CDS encoding YdeI/OmpD-associated family protein, whose amino-acid sequence MGTRDPRVSAYIRDAAPFARPILTHIRKVVHTACPDVEETVKWGMPMFTYHGILCFMAGFKQHVGLGFWKGGQVVGASDDKTGSAMGQFGRLTEVGQLPSKRVLTRYVRTAMRINESGERKPVKKAARQPKPAPQTPADLRAEIERSAKAKAAWAHASPSHRREYTDWIAEAKRPETRARRIATTVEWLTEGKSRNWKYEKRPGP is encoded by the coding sequence ATGGGCACACGTGACCCCCGAGTCAGCGCCTACATCCGGGACGCCGCACCCTTTGCCCGGCCGATCCTGACGCACATTCGGAAGGTGGTGCACACGGCCTGCCCCGACGTTGAGGAAACCGTGAAGTGGGGGATGCCGATGTTTACCTATCACGGCATCCTCTGCTTCATGGCCGGCTTCAAGCAGCACGTCGGTCTCGGGTTCTGGAAGGGGGGGCAGGTCGTGGGGGCCAGCGACGACAAGACCGGCTCCGCCATGGGGCAGTTCGGACGCCTGACCGAGGTCGGCCAACTGCCGTCGAAGCGGGTCCTGACGCGATACGTGCGCACGGCAATGCGGATCAACGAATCGGGGGAGCGCAAGCCGGTGAAGAAGGCGGCACGACAGCCCAAACCGGCGCCGCAAACCCCTGCCGACCTCCGCGCCGAAATTGAGAGGAGCGCCAAGGCAAAGGCGGCTTGGGCGCACGCGAGCCCCAGTCACCGCAGGGAGTACACCGATTGGATCGCCGAGGCGAAACGCCCCGAGACCCGTGCCAGACGGATCGCCACCACCGTCGAGTGGCTGACGGAAGGCAAGTCACGGAACTGGAAGTACGAGAAACGACCTGGCCCGTGA